Proteins from a genomic interval of Bradyrhizobium sp. CCBAU 53340:
- the mmsB gene encoding multiple monosaccharide ABC transporter permease, producing MTDKTVSLPEERRHGSFIKNNLRNYGMLMSLIAIMLFFQVMTGGTLLQPLNLTNLVLQNSYIVIMALGMLLVIVTGHIDLSVGSVAGFVGAVAALLMVTYKVDYTLAFIACLVVGAAIGAAQGYWVAYFKIPSFIVTLAGMLVFKGLALAVLQGQSLGPFPSTFQKLSSGFIPELLPESGTLHPTSMLIGAVLALALVYASAKGRAREVSHGIEVEPYAFFLGKSVVLACAVLYFTYLIATYRGLPNVLVIMSALIALYGFVTRRTVIGRQIYAVGGNAKAAGLSGIKTERLTFFTFVNMGVLAALAGLVFAARLNTATPKAGLGFELDVIAACFIGGASAYGGVGRVGGAVVGAMIMGVMNNGMSILGIGIDYQQVIKGLVLLGAVCIDVYNQRR from the coding sequence ATGACCGACAAGACGGTGTCGCTGCCCGAGGAGCGCCGGCACGGCAGCTTCATCAAGAACAATTTGCGCAACTACGGCATGCTGATGTCGCTGATTGCGATCATGCTGTTCTTCCAGGTCATGACCGGCGGCACGTTGCTGCAGCCGCTCAACCTGACCAATCTGGTGCTGCAGAACAGCTACATCGTCATCATGGCGCTGGGCATGCTGCTGGTGATCGTCACCGGCCATATCGACCTCTCCGTCGGATCGGTCGCGGGCTTTGTCGGCGCCGTCGCGGCGCTCCTGATGGTGACCTACAAGGTCGACTACACGCTCGCCTTCATCGCCTGCCTCGTGGTCGGCGCGGCGATCGGCGCCGCGCAGGGCTATTGGGTCGCCTATTTCAAGATCCCGTCCTTCATCGTGACACTGGCCGGCATGCTGGTGTTCAAGGGCCTGGCACTTGCCGTGCTGCAGGGCCAGTCACTCGGTCCGTTCCCGTCGACGTTCCAGAAGCTGTCGTCGGGCTTCATTCCGGAGCTGTTGCCCGAATCCGGCACGCTGCATCCGACCTCCATGCTGATCGGTGCGGTGCTGGCGCTGGCGCTGGTCTATGCCAGCGCCAAGGGCCGTGCGCGCGAGGTGTCGCACGGCATCGAGGTCGAGCCTTACGCGTTCTTCCTCGGCAAGAGCGTCGTGCTGGCCTGCGCCGTGCTCTACTTCACCTACCTGATCGCGACCTATCGCGGCCTGCCCAACGTGCTGGTGATCATGAGCGCCTTGATCGCGCTCTATGGCTTCGTCACCCGCCGCACCGTGATCGGCCGGCAGATCTATGCCGTCGGCGGCAACGCCAAGGCGGCCGGCCTGTCGGGTATCAAGACCGAGCGGCTGACCTTCTTCACCTTCGTTAACATGGGCGTGCTCGCCGCGCTGGCTGGCCTTGTCTTCGCCGCGCGCCTCAACACCGCGACGCCCAAGGCGGGTCTCGGCTTCGAGCTCGACGTCATCGCCGCCTGCTTCATCGGCGGCGCCTCGGCCTATGGTGGTGTCGGGCGCGTCGGCGGCGCCGTGGTCGGCGCCATGATCATGGGCGTGATGAACAACGGCATGTCCATTCTCGGCATCGGCATCGACTACCAGCAGGTCATCAAGGGCCTGGTGCTGCTGGGGGCCGTGTGCATCGACGTGTATAACCAGCGCAGGTAG
- a CDS encoding Gfo/Idh/MocA family protein, which produces MTELRIAIVGFGKIARDQHVGAIAAVPGARLAAIASRNASLPDLPHFATIEELLEKGPPIDAVSLCTPPQVRRAQAAAALAAGKHVMLEKPPGIGVAELDPLVAMATKAKRTLFATWHSRHAPAVEPAREWLAARRIKSVHINWKEDVRVWHPGQAWIWEPGGLGVFDPGINALSILTRILPNPVFVTAAELAFPANCQSPIAANLTLTTIDGLPVSAEFDFRQTGPQSWDIVAETDQGRMTLSRGGRIMEIDGKVVAEAPDEEYRELYRHFVELAGSGASDVDLAPLRLVADAFLLGKRNIVEPFVD; this is translated from the coding sequence GTGACTGAACTTCGTATCGCCATCGTCGGCTTCGGCAAGATCGCGCGCGACCAGCATGTCGGCGCGATCGCCGCCGTGCCGGGCGCGAGGCTCGCCGCAATTGCCAGCCGTAACGCGTCGCTGCCGGACCTGCCGCATTTCGCAACCATTGAGGAACTGCTGGAGAAGGGCCCGCCGATCGATGCGGTGTCGCTCTGCACGCCGCCGCAGGTGCGCCGTGCCCAGGCCGCCGCGGCGCTGGCTGCCGGCAAGCATGTCATGCTGGAGAAGCCGCCCGGCATCGGCGTCGCCGAACTCGATCCGCTTGTGGCGATGGCGACGAAAGCAAAGCGGACCCTGTTTGCAACCTGGCACTCGCGGCATGCGCCAGCGGTCGAGCCGGCACGCGAGTGGCTGGCCGCACGCCGGATCAAATCGGTGCATATCAACTGGAAGGAAGACGTCCGCGTCTGGCATCCCGGCCAGGCCTGGATCTGGGAACCGGGCGGGCTCGGCGTGTTCGATCCCGGCATCAATGCGCTCTCGATCCTGACGCGCATCCTGCCAAATCCGGTGTTCGTCACGGCGGCCGAGCTGGCCTTTCCAGCCAATTGCCAGTCGCCGATTGCCGCCAATCTGACGTTGACCACGATCGACGGCCTGCCGGTATCCGCCGAATTCGACTTTCGCCAGACCGGACCGCAGAGCTGGGATATCGTGGCAGAAACCGACCAGGGTCGGATGACTTTGTCCCGCGGCGGCAGGATCATGGAGATCGACGGCAAGGTCGTTGCGGAGGCGCCCGATGAAGAATATCGGGAGCTCTACCGGCACTTCGTCGAGCTCGCGGGTTCAGGCGCGAGCGATGTCGACCTCGCACCGCTTCGCCTTGTTGCCGACGCTTTTCTGCTCGGTAAGCGTAACATCGTCGAACCGTTTGTGGACTAG
- a CDS encoding ABC transporter permease, which produces MTALLPRRGFAQILALIVILAVDRVVSPQFFDLRLQDGRLFGSLIDVLNRGTPVALLSLGMVLVIATRGIDLSVGAVMAICGAIAASLADSHGLPVVLAAALGAGLVCGLWNGFLVAVLGMQPIVATLILMVAGRGIAQLITEGRIVTFSSPDLVWLGNGAILGVPVPVAIALGMLILTGAVVRGSALGLLIEATGGNARASELAGVGTRAMILSVYVWCGVCAALAGVIAAADIMGADANNAGLWLELDAILAVVIGGTSLFGGRFSLVLAVLGALIIQTMNTGILLSGYPPEFNLLVKAVVVLAVLLLQSPKLSGFAGIMARLRRTKP; this is translated from the coding sequence ATGACAGCGCTGTTGCCGCGCCGCGGCTTTGCCCAGATCCTCGCGCTGATCGTCATCCTGGCGGTCGACCGCGTGGTGTCGCCGCAATTCTTCGACCTGCGCCTCCAGGACGGCCGGCTGTTCGGCAGCCTGATCGATGTGCTCAACCGCGGCACGCCGGTGGCGCTGCTCTCGCTCGGCATGGTGCTGGTGATCGCGACGCGCGGCATCGATCTCTCCGTCGGCGCGGTGATGGCGATCTGCGGTGCGATCGCCGCGAGTCTGGCCGACAGCCACGGCCTGCCGGTGGTGCTGGCCGCCGCGCTCGGTGCGGGCCTCGTCTGCGGGTTGTGGAACGGCTTCCTCGTCGCCGTGCTCGGCATGCAGCCGATCGTCGCCACGCTGATCCTGATGGTGGCGGGGCGCGGCATCGCCCAGCTCATTACCGAGGGGCGCATCGTCACCTTCAGCTCGCCGGACCTGGTCTGGCTCGGGAACGGGGCCATTCTCGGCGTGCCGGTGCCGGTCGCGATTGCCTTGGGCATGCTGATCCTCACCGGCGCAGTGGTGCGCGGGTCGGCACTCGGGCTCCTGATCGAGGCGACCGGCGGCAATGCGCGGGCGAGCGAGCTTGCCGGCGTCGGCACTCGCGCGATGATCCTTTCGGTCTATGTCTGGTGCGGCGTCTGTGCTGCGCTTGCCGGCGTGATCGCCGCGGCCGACATCATGGGCGCGGATGCCAACAATGCCGGCCTCTGGCTCGAGCTCGACGCCATCCTTGCGGTGGTGATCGGCGGCACCTCGCTGTTCGGCGGCCGCTTCAGCCTCGTGCTGGCCGTGCTCGGCGCGCTGATCATCCAGACCATGAACACCGGCATCCTGCTCTCGGGCTATCCGCCGGAGTTCAACCTGCTGGTCAAGGCGGTGGTGGTGCTCGCGGTCTTGCTGCTGCAATCGCCGAAACTATCCGGCTTTGCCGGCATCATGGCGCGGCTGCGGAGGACGAAACCATGA
- the yjfF gene encoding galactofuranose ABC transporter, permease protein YjfF, giving the protein MKGLPPVLITAIVLVVGFAACAVQFPNIASTRVVGNLLTDNAFLGIVATGMTFVIISGGIDLSVGSVIGFTTVFVALAIERWGVPPLVAFVAILVLSAAFGAAMGAIIHVFDLPPFIVTLAGMFLARGASFLLSTESVPITAPVYSTVSDFALRMPGGGRLTAIAIIMLAIVIGGALLLHLTRFGANVYALGGSRATASLMGVAVGKMTVKIYMLSSLLAGIAGIVFSFYTSAGYSLSAVGVELDSIAAVVIGGTLLTGGQGSVIGTFLGVLIQGMIQTYINFDGTLSSWWTKIATGVLLFAFIALQQGLVALARRPAAKRAGATT; this is encoded by the coding sequence ATGAAAGGCCTGCCGCCCGTCCTGATCACGGCCATCGTGCTCGTCGTCGGCTTCGCCGCTTGCGCGGTGCAATTTCCCAACATCGCCTCGACACGCGTGGTCGGCAATCTCCTCACCGACAATGCGTTCCTCGGCATCGTTGCAACCGGCATGACTTTCGTCATCATCTCCGGCGGCATCGATCTGTCGGTCGGCTCGGTGATCGGATTCACCACCGTGTTCGTCGCGCTTGCCATCGAGCGCTGGGGCGTGCCGCCGCTGGTCGCTTTCGTCGCCATCCTTGTGCTCTCGGCGGCCTTTGGCGCCGCGATGGGCGCGATCATCCACGTCTTCGATCTGCCACCTTTCATCGTGACCTTGGCCGGCATGTTCCTGGCGCGCGGTGCAAGCTTCCTGCTCTCGACGGAATCGGTGCCGATCACCGCGCCCGTCTATTCGACGGTGTCCGACTTCGCGCTGCGCATGCCCGGCGGCGGACGGCTGACGGCGATCGCGATCATCATGCTCGCCATCGTGATCGGCGGCGCCTTGCTGCTGCATCTCACCCGGTTCGGCGCGAACGTCTATGCGCTCGGAGGCAGCCGGGCGACCGCAAGCCTGATGGGCGTTGCGGTCGGCAAGATGACGGTGAAGATCTACATGCTGTCGAGCCTGCTTGCGGGCATCGCCGGCATCGTGTTCTCCTTCTACACCAGTGCCGGCTACTCGCTCTCCGCCGTCGGCGTCGAGCTCGACAGCATCGCAGCCGTTGTCATCGGCGGCACGCTGCTCACGGGCGGCCAGGGCTCGGTGATCGGCACCTTCCTCGGCGTGCTGATCCAGGGCATGATCCAGACCTACATCAATTTCGACGGGACCTTGTCGAGCTGGTGGACCAAGATCGCGACCGGCGTGCTGCTGTTCGCCTTTATCGCCCTGCAGCAGGGACTGGTCGCGCTGGCGCGACGGCCGGCGGCGAAGCGTGCAGGAGCAACCACATGA
- a CDS encoding FadR/GntR family transcriptional regulator — MTSRIVVIPTRRAHSNHAEVARSIGVDIIAGRYAEGARLPGDAELTAMFSVSRPVLRESVKTLVAKGLLTTKARVGTVVRERGAWNMFDADVLAWHLDAGIDKRFLDDLAEIRLAVEPRAAALAAVHRSEEDVAELRRTMERMRLEASDSVGFADADLALHVAVARASGNLFMRSIGHVIEAALRASFLLSAPVEPEDRDTVLLWHQKIVDAIAAGDAGTASEAMVYVIHNGMRRHEGTVIETAPAEPLPSAESGE; from the coding sequence ATGACCTCGCGCATTGTCGTCATCCCGACACGGCGGGCCCATTCCAACCATGCGGAAGTGGCGCGCTCGATCGGCGTCGATATCATCGCAGGCCGCTATGCCGAAGGAGCGCGGCTTCCGGGCGATGCCGAGCTGACCGCGATGTTCAGCGTGTCGCGGCCGGTGCTGCGCGAGAGCGTGAAGACGCTCGTCGCCAAGGGCCTACTCACCACCAAGGCGCGGGTCGGAACCGTCGTGCGCGAGCGCGGCGCCTGGAACATGTTCGACGCCGATGTCCTGGCCTGGCATCTCGATGCCGGCATCGACAAGCGTTTCCTCGATGACCTCGCCGAGATCCGTCTCGCCGTCGAGCCGCGAGCTGCGGCGCTGGCGGCGGTACACCGATCGGAGGAGGATGTCGCCGAGCTTCGCCGCACCATGGAACGCATGCGGCTCGAGGCCTCCGATTCCGTCGGCTTTGCCGATGCCGATCTCGCGTTGCACGTTGCGGTTGCGCGGGCATCGGGTAATCTGTTCATGCGCTCGATCGGGCATGTGATCGAGGCTGCCTTGCGCGCCTCGTTCCTGCTCAGTGCCCCGGTCGAGCCGGAGGACCGCGACACCGTGCTGCTGTGGCATCAAAAGATTGTCGATGCGATCGCGGCCGGCGATGCCGGGACGGCGTCGGAGGCAATGGTCTATGTCATTCACAACGGCATGCGCCGCCATGAGGGCACCGTGATCGAGACGGCGCCCGCCGAGCCGCTGCCGTCCGCGGAGAGTGGAGAATAG
- the chvE gene encoding multiple monosaccharide ABC transporter substrate-binding protein: protein MLKLKTTFLAMALAGAATLATGLTASAQDKATVGIAMPTKSSARWIDDGNNMVKVLKERGYNTDLQYAEDDIPNQLSQVENMVTKGAKVLVIAAIDGTTLSDVLKQAKAKGVTVIAYDRLIRGTPNVDYYATFDNFQVGVLQAQSIEKGLGLKEGKGPFNIELFGGSPDDNNAYFFYNGAMSVLKPYIDSGKLVVVSGQMGMDKVATLRWDGATAQARMDNLLSAYYGNKKVNAVLSPYDGLSIGIISSLKGVGYGSADQPMPIISGQDAEVPSIKAMLRGDQYSTIFKDTRDLAKVTADMVDASLAGKQVTVNDTKTYENGAKTVPSYLLKPVVVYKDNWEKVLVDSGYYKKAQFQ from the coding sequence ATGTTGAAATTGAAGACGACATTTCTGGCGATGGCGCTGGCCGGCGCTGCAACGCTGGCCACGGGCCTCACCGCCTCCGCGCAGGACAAGGCAACGGTCGGCATCGCCATGCCGACCAAATCCTCCGCGCGCTGGATCGACGACGGCAACAACATGGTGAAGGTGCTGAAGGAGCGCGGCTACAACACCGACCTGCAATATGCCGAGGACGACATTCCGAACCAGCTCTCGCAGGTCGAGAACATGGTGACCAAGGGCGCCAAGGTGCTGGTGATCGCCGCGATCGACGGCACCACGCTGTCCGACGTGCTCAAGCAGGCCAAGGCCAAGGGCGTCACCGTGATCGCCTATGACCGCCTGATCCGCGGCACGCCGAATGTCGACTATTACGCGACCTTCGACAATTTCCAGGTCGGCGTGCTCCAGGCGCAGTCGATCGAGAAGGGGCTCGGCTTGAAGGAGGGCAAGGGTCCGTTCAACATCGAGCTGTTCGGCGGCTCGCCCGACGACAACAACGCCTACTTCTTCTACAACGGCGCGATGAGCGTGCTGAAGCCGTATATCGACAGCGGCAAGCTCGTCGTCGTCTCCGGCCAGATGGGCATGGACAAGGTCGCGACCCTGCGCTGGGACGGTGCCACCGCCCAGGCCCGCATGGACAATCTGCTCAGCGCCTACTACGGCAACAAGAAGGTCAACGCGGTGCTGTCGCCCTATGACGGCCTTTCGATCGGCATCATCTCCTCGCTGAAGGGCGTCGGCTACGGCAGCGCCGACCAGCCGATGCCGATCATCTCCGGCCAGGACGCCGAAGTGCCCTCGATCAAGGCGATGCTGCGCGGCGACCAGTACTCGACCATCTTCAAGGACACCCGCGATCTCGCCAAGGTGACCGCCGACATGGTCGACGCCTCGCTTGCCGGCAAGCAGGTGACGGTCAACGACACCAAGACCTACGAGAACGGCGCCAAGACCGTGCCGTCCTATCTCCTCAAGCCGGTCGTGGTGTACAAGGACAATTGGGAGAAGGTCCTGGTTGACAGCGGCTACTACAAGAAGGCGCAATTCCAGTAA
- a CDS encoding SMP-30/gluconolactonase/LRE family protein codes for MEEVPTTVLCAEQCHLGEGPTYDVSTDTAWWFDIREGRLFEAHLGSRSIRVHALGRMASALGRIDTARQLVVAEDGCYIRNVADGAMTLFCPLEADNPATRSNDCRVHQSGTFWIGTMGRKAEAGAGAIYALHLGKISMLFPGISIPNSICFSPDGATGYFADTARAVLYAVPLNPGTGLPRGEPEVLLRHTGVGGLDGSVCDADGRIWNACWGASRVDVYSPQGERLRSLHVPAKQASCPAFVGPDLSRLLVTSAWQDMDAEARAADPQGGCTFLLEASARGRAEPDVKLA; via the coding sequence ATGGAAGAGGTGCCGACCACCGTACTCTGCGCCGAACAATGTCACCTCGGCGAAGGCCCGACCTATGACGTCTCGACAGACACCGCCTGGTGGTTCGATATTCGCGAAGGGCGCCTGTTCGAGGCGCATCTCGGTAGCCGCAGCATCCGCGTTCACGCGCTCGGCCGGATGGCGAGCGCGCTCGGGCGGATCGATACCGCGCGCCAGCTGGTCGTCGCGGAAGATGGTTGTTACATCCGCAACGTCGCCGACGGCGCGATGACGTTGTTCTGCCCGCTCGAAGCGGATAATCCCGCGACGCGCTCCAATGATTGCCGCGTGCACCAATCCGGCACGTTCTGGATCGGCACCATGGGGCGAAAGGCGGAAGCCGGTGCGGGTGCAATCTACGCTCTCCACCTCGGCAAGATCTCGATGCTGTTTCCCGGCATCAGCATTCCCAACTCGATCTGCTTCTCGCCTGACGGTGCCACCGGCTACTTCGCCGATACCGCGCGCGCCGTGCTCTATGCGGTGCCGCTCAATCCGGGCACCGGCCTGCCGCGCGGCGAGCCGGAAGTTCTACTGCGCCACACCGGCGTCGGCGGCCTCGACGGTTCGGTGTGCGATGCCGACGGGCGGATCTGGAATGCCTGCTGGGGCGCGAGCCGGGTCGATGTCTATTCGCCGCAAGGCGAGCGGCTGCGCTCGTTGCACGTGCCGGCCAAGCAGGCGAGTTGTCCGGCCTTTGTCGGCCCGGATCTGTCGCGCCTGCTCGTCACCTCCGCCTGGCAGGATATGGACGCCGAAGCGCGCGCCGCCGATCCGCAAGGCGGTTGCACGTTTCTGTTGGAAGCATCCGCACGCGGGCGTGCGGAGCCTGATGTCAAGCTCGCATAG
- the mmsA gene encoding multiple monosaccharide ABC transporter ATP-binding protein yields the protein MTAMLEMRNVSKSFAGVQALRDVNFSVEAGQIHALVGENGAGKSTLMKVLSGVYPAGSYEGTIVFEGEERRFRDINDSEALGIIIIHQELALIPLMSIAENIFLSHPPSKFGVIDRDEVYRRTRELLAQVGLKESPDTLITDLGVGKQQLVEIAKALSKRVRMLILDEPTASLNEADSAALLERLMAFREQGIGSILISHKLNEVAKVADHITVLRDGRTVDGIDCRAEPIQEDRIIRSMVNRDMAHRFPERSAKIGEPVMTVENWSVYHPIHPERQVIKNVNFSVRRGEVVGIAGLMGAGRTEFAMSLFGRSWGTNISGRIALEGHQIVLPSVAAAIDAGLAYVTEDRKQLGLILADDVRKNITLASLDQVAPGRVIDDIAELKIASDYRNRMRIRCSDVYQETGQLSGGNQQKVVLSKWLMTDPKVLILDEPTRGIDVGAKYEIYCIINELAEAGRGVVVISSEMPELLGICDRICVMNDGAFVGEFPGAEATQEKIMRAIMRNERSNGNGAVKAAEMGGSQP from the coding sequence ATGACCGCCATGCTGGAGATGCGCAACGTCAGCAAGAGCTTTGCCGGTGTGCAGGCGCTGCGCGACGTCAATTTCTCGGTCGAGGCCGGCCAGATTCACGCCCTCGTCGGCGAGAACGGCGCCGGCAAGTCGACCCTGATGAAGGTGCTGAGCGGCGTCTACCCCGCGGGCAGCTATGAAGGTACCATCGTCTTCGAAGGCGAGGAGCGCCGCTTCCGCGACATCAACGATTCCGAGGCGCTGGGCATCATCATCATCCATCAGGAGCTGGCGCTGATCCCGCTGATGTCGATCGCCGAGAACATTTTCCTGTCGCATCCGCCGTCAAAATTCGGCGTGATCGATCGCGACGAGGTTTACCGGCGCACCCGTGAGCTGCTGGCGCAGGTCGGCCTGAAGGAATCGCCTGATACCCTGATCACCGATCTCGGCGTCGGCAAGCAGCAGCTGGTCGAGATCGCCAAGGCGCTGTCCAAGCGGGTGCGGATGCTGATCCTGGACGAGCCGACCGCGAGCCTGAACGAGGCCGACAGCGCCGCCTTGCTGGAGCGCCTGATGGCCTTCCGCGAGCAGGGCATCGGCTCGATCCTGATCTCGCACAAGCTCAACGAGGTTGCCAAGGTCGCCGACCACATCACCGTGCTGCGCGACGGCCGCACCGTCGACGGCATCGATTGCCGCGCCGAGCCGATCCAGGAAGATCGCATCATCCGCAGCATGGTCAATCGCGATATGGCTCACCGTTTCCCGGAACGGAGCGCGAAGATCGGCGAGCCTGTCATGACCGTGGAGAACTGGTCGGTCTATCACCCGATCCATCCCGAACGGCAGGTGATCAAGAACGTCAATTTCAGCGTCAGGCGCGGCGAGGTCGTCGGCATTGCCGGCCTGATGGGAGCCGGGCGCACCGAGTTCGCCATGAGCCTGTTCGGCCGCTCCTGGGGCACCAATATCAGCGGCCGCATTGCCCTCGAGGGCCACCAGATCGTGCTGCCGAGCGTGGCCGCGGCGATCGACGCCGGCCTTGCCTATGTCACCGAGGACCGCAAGCAGCTCGGCCTGATCCTGGCCGACGACGTCCGCAAGAACATCACGCTGGCAAGCCTCGACCAGGTGGCGCCGGGCAGGGTGATCGACGACATTGCCGAGCTGAAGATTGCCAGCGACTACCGAAACCGCATGCGCATCCGCTGCTCCGACGTCTACCAGGAGACCGGCCAGCTCTCCGGCGGGAACCAGCAGAAGGTGGTGCTCTCGAAATGGCTGATGACCGACCCCAAGGTCCTGATCCTGGACGAGCCGACCAGAGGCATCGATGTCGGTGCCAAATACGAGATTTACTGTATCATTAACGAGCTGGCGGAAGCTGGCCGCGGCGTCGTGGTGATCTCCTCGGAGATGCCCGAGCTGCTCGGCATCTGCGACCGCATCTGCGTCATGAATGACGGCGCCTTCGTGGGCGAGTTCCCGGGCGCAGAGGCGACACAGGAAAAGATCATGCGCGCCATCATGCGCAACGAACGAAGCAATGGAAACGGCGCGGTCAAGGCCGCGGAAATGGGAGGATCGCAGCCATGA
- a CDS encoding aldose epimerase family protein, with product MAGSKATKDDFGTLPDGRDVERIVLRGEGGFEARIITHGAVIQALIAPDAKGSCDDVVLGHDTFAGYLAERKFFGATVGRYANRIANGQFSLDGETFQLAVNNGPNALHGGLDGFDRKLWGIAEIDDGASPAVTLTYTSPHGEENYPGKLDVRLTYRVTGPAELSLTMEARTDRPTIVNLTNHSFFNLEGATSGASTLDHKLTVKAEHFLAIDPTAIPLPEPPRGVAGTPFDFREAHAVGARIRESDQQLRNGRGYDHTYCLARDGKLALAARLEAPRSGRIMELFTDQPGLQVYSGNYLDGTISGKGGKLIRQSDAICLEPHIWPNAPNRPDFPSPRLDPGGVYRHHTIYRFAARAP from the coding sequence ATGGCCGGCTCCAAAGCAACAAAAGACGATTTCGGAACGCTGCCTGATGGGCGCGATGTCGAGCGCATCGTGTTGCGCGGGGAGGGCGGGTTCGAGGCCCGCATCATCACCCACGGCGCGGTGATCCAGGCGCTGATCGCGCCGGATGCCAAGGGCAGTTGCGACGACGTCGTGCTCGGCCATGACACTTTCGCCGGCTACCTCGCCGAACGGAAGTTCTTTGGCGCGACCGTCGGTCGCTATGCCAACCGAATCGCCAATGGACAGTTCTCGCTCGACGGTGAGACCTTCCAGCTTGCCGTCAACAACGGCCCGAATGCGCTGCACGGCGGCCTCGATGGCTTCGACCGCAAGCTCTGGGGCATTGCCGAGATCGACGATGGCGCCAGCCCTGCCGTCACGCTGACCTATACCAGCCCGCATGGCGAGGAGAATTATCCAGGCAAGCTCGATGTCCGTCTGACCTATCGCGTCACCGGTCCTGCCGAGCTGTCGCTAACGATGGAGGCGCGAACCGACCGGCCGACCATCGTCAATCTCACCAACCATAGCTTCTTCAATCTGGAAGGCGCGACGTCGGGCGCATCCACGCTCGACCACAAGCTCACGGTCAAGGCCGAGCATTTCCTAGCCATCGATCCCACCGCCATTCCGCTGCCGGAGCCGCCGCGCGGCGTGGCCGGCACGCCGTTCGACTTCCGCGAGGCCCACGCTGTCGGTGCGCGCATCCGCGAAAGCGATCAGCAATTGCGCAATGGCAGGGGCTACGACCATACGTACTGCCTTGCGCGCGACGGCAAGCTCGCGCTTGCGGCCCGGCTGGAGGCGCCGCGCTCGGGGCGGATCATGGAGTTGTTCACCGATCAGCCCGGCCTTCAGGTCTATTCCGGCAACTATCTCGACGGCACGATCTCCGGCAAGGGCGGCAAGCTGATCCGGCAGTCGGACGCCATCTGCCTCGAGCCGCATATCTGGCCGAACGCACCGAACCGGCCGGACTTTCCGAGCCCGCGCCTCGATCCGGGCGGCGTCTATCGCCATCACACCATCTATCGCTTCGCAGCGAGGGCGCCATGA